From the genome of Frateuria soli:
CTTCGCGATGGGCACGCCCGCGACAGCGGCCTCGCCCGCGGTATCGATCGACGTGCAACCGGTGCCGTCCTCGTGGGGCAGCAGCGCCTGGTTGCCGGCGCGCGCGTTGAGCCTGACCCTGGAAGGCATCCCCGCCGACGGCAAGGCGCGCGTCGGGCAGCCGCTGGACCTGGTGATGACGCTGCAGGCGACCGGGCTGCCCTACGAGGCGCTGCCGGCGCTGAGCCTGCCGGACCTCAAGGGCGCCACGATCTATCCGGACAAGCCGGTGACCGGCACCCGCAACGACGGCCAGTGGCTGATCGGGCGTCGCCAGCAGAGCTTCGCCGTCGTCCCCAACCAAGCCGGAGCGCTCACGATCCCCGCGATCACGCTCAAGTGGTGGAACGTGCAGAGCGGCCGGGTCGAGGAGGCACGGGTCGCGGCGCATACGCTGACGGTGCTGCCTGCGGTGGGCGGATCGTCGGCGCCGGCGGCGGACGCCCCCCCGCCGGCGAGCTCCGCGCCCGCGTCGGCCACGGTACCGGCGCCCGCCAAGGGCGGGCCCGGCCGCACGCCAGCGTGGCGCGTGCTCGCGCTGATCGCCGTGGCGGTGCTGCTGCTCGCCGGTGCGCTGGCCGCATGGTGGGTCTGGCGCCGGCGCACGCGCCCGGGCGCCGTAGCGCCGGCGGCGGACGCCGTCCGGTCCAACCGAGCGCTGCGCCTGGCCTTCCTTGCCGCCGCGCGCGGCAACGACGTGGCCGCGCAATCGCATGCGCTGCTCGCCTGGGCGCGCGCGGAGCGGCCCGGGCTGGCCGGCCTGGGCGCGCTCGGCGAGGCGCTGGCGTCGCCCACCCAGCGCGAGGCGATCGAGTCGCTGCAACGGCGCCGCTTCGCCGCGGATGCGAGCGGTCCGGGCCCCGACCTGGCAGGCGCGTTCCGGCAGGGCTTCCGGTGGCGCGAGCCGCCCTCGGGCGAGGAGCCGCCGCTGCCGCCGCTCTACCCGTTCAAGCTGCGTTGAACACGCGCTGCCACAGTTGCGTCATGGCCTCGCTGAGGAAGCACAGGCGCACGTCCATGGCGGGTGCGGGCAGCCGGGCAAGCGTCCGGCGCAGGCTGGCGCAGGCGACCTCGGCCGCCAGCTCCGGCGGGTAGCCGTAGGCGCCGCAGCTGATCGCGGGAAAGGCGACCGAGCGCAGGCCGTGCTCGCGCGCCAGCTCCAGCGCGTTGCGGTAGCAGGCGGCGAGCAGCTCCGGTTCGCCGTGGTCACCGCCGCGCCAGACCGGGCCCACGGTGTGGATCACGCAGGTGGCCGGCAGGTCGAAGCCCGGGGTGATGCGCGCCTCGCCGGTCGGGCAGCGCACCTCGGCCGAGTCCTCCGGCAGCGCCCGGCAGGCTTCCAGCAGGCGGGGGCCGGCTGCGCGGTGGATCGCGCCGTCGACGCCGCCGCCACCCAGCAGCGGCCGGTTGGCGGCGTTGACGATGGCATCGACGGCAAGTCGGGTCAGGTCGGCAGTAAGCAGGGTAATGGACATGGACAATGGTCTTTCGTGCGGGCCGCGCTTTATGCTCTGACTTGGGACAGGAGATGCATCACAACATGAAACCGGAAGACATCCCGTTCGGTTACCTGCTCAGCGACGTCACCTTGCTGTTCCGCAAGCACTTCGACCGGCGAGCCGTGCGCTTCGGGCTGACCCGCGCACAGTGGAGGGCGATCAAGATGCTGCACCACCGCGGGGAGAACCTTCGCCAGACCGAGCTTGCCGAGCTGCTCGAAATGGAGCCGATCGCGGTAGGCCGCGTGATCGACCGCCTGCAGACGGCCGGCTTCGTCGAACGACACCCCGACCCGAAGGACCGTCGCGCCTGGCGATTGCACCTGACCGCGCGTGCGCGCGCAGTGATCGACGACATGCAGGACATCGGCCGCGGCCTGCGCAAGGATGCCACCGCCGGCATCAGCGTCGAGGAGCTGAGCCAGGCATTGGCGGTGATCGGCCGGATCAAGGACAACCTGCAGTCGCTGGAGCAGGGCGAAACCGGCAGCGACTAGGTGCTCCGGCGGGGCACGGCCGCCGGGTTCGCCGGATTGGCCGCGACAGGCACTTGCCGCCGGCTACTGCGCTGCGGCCCGGGCGGGCGCGGGATCGCCAGCACGATGGCATATTCGATCGCATCATCAGGAACGCGCAGCCGGGCTTCGAAGCCGGCCGATGAGTGCAGCCAGCAGCCCGATTTGCTGCGCGTAGACGGTGCTTGCGCTAGGGTGGCGGGCGCTCGTTCCGGAGACCTGCCATGTCCCGCATTGCCCTCGCCGCCGCGGCGATCCTCCTGACCCTGGCCGGCGCCGGCTGCGCAACACGCGCGAGCGAACCGGGCATGCTCGACGATGCGACGCTGGCGGCCTATGCCGCCAAGTCATTCGACAAGCGGGCCATGATGGGCCAGACGGTGGAGCTCGGCCGGCACCAGGGTATCCCGGTGGTTGCCGAGTTCCGGTGTGGGGACGTCTGCCCGCAATACACCGTCCGGATCATCCACTACCGGTTGCCCGAGGGCGTCGACTGCGCGCATGCGGGCGGCGTGGAGAAGACCGTCGCCGTACCGGTGGCGATCGCCGTGCTGCCGAAGACGTTCTGTGTGCCGAAGACGCTGGCGGCAAGCGGCAGCTACTACACCCGCTAGAACCAACAGCATGGTGGCGCAGGGCGGGCCTTCGACCCACCGCCTTTCTCCGTGTCGGAAAGCCGGTGGGCTGAAGTCCGCCCCGCGACCCGGCCCGTGCTATTCGCCGGCGCCGTCGTCGGCGAAGGCGCCCGGCGCGGAGCCGAAGTCGCCTTCGGCCTGCGCGGCCATGTACGAGAACGCCGCGTACACCGCCACGTTCTGCGCCAGGTCCTTCGGGTCGATCTTGTCGAAGGTGTCGTTGGCGGTGTGGTGCCAGTCGAAGTAGTGGGTACCGTCCTGGGTCAGCGACAGCGCCGCCATGCCCTTGGCGTGCATCTGCGAGAGGTCCGAGCCGCCGCCGCCCGGGCGCCTGGCGTCATAGGCCACGCCGATCGGCGCCAGCACCCTGGCGATCTGCTCGATCGCGCCACGCGCCTGCGGCTTGACGCTGGCGCTCATGCGCCAGATGCGGCCGGAGCCGAAGTCCGACTCCGTGCCCAGCTGGAACTTGCCCACCTCGCCCGCGTGCTTCTCGGCATAGGCGCGGCCGCCCCACAGGCCCATCTCCTCATTCGCGAAGGCGATCACGCGGATGGTGCGGTCCGGGCGGCGGGGCAGGTCGTGGATCAGCTTGGCGGCGCCCATGGCGATCGCCACGCCGGCAGCGTCGTCGATCGCGCCGGTACCTAGGTCCCAGGAATCCAGGTGGCCGCCGATCGCGACCACCTGGTCGGGATACTTCGCGCCGGTGATCTCGCCGATCACGTTGGCGCCGGTGTACTCGCCCTCGATGCCGCAATCGAGGTCCAGCTTCACCGTTACCGGCTTGCCGTAGGCGAGCGCGCGCTCGAGCTGGTCGGCGTCGGGGTTGGACAACGCGGCCGCGGGAATGGTCTTGGCCGGGTCGCGGAAGCCGGTGACGCCGGCGTGCGGCGTGCGGCTCTCGGGATCGGTGCCGGCCGAGCGAAGGAGGAAGCCGGCAGCGCCCTTGGCCTGGGCGATGACCGGGCCCTGCGTGCGGATCGCCGAGCCGGTGCCGTAGTCGTGGCCGTCCTTGTGCCGCTGCATGCGGAAGCCGATGTAGACGATCTTCCCCTTCACGCTCGCCGGGTCGGCGTTCTTGAGGGCATCCAGGCTGGCGAAGCGCACCACCTGCGCGGTTAGCCCGCCCTCGGGCGTGCCCGGCGAGTAACCCAGCGCGGCGAGTACCAGCGACTGCGGGAACGGCGAGACGATCGCGCCGCTCTCGCTGCGACGCACCCATTTGGGGTAGGTGACCGGTTCGGTGTAGACCTTGTCGAAGCCCAGTTCCTTGAACTTGGCGATCGCCCAGTCCACGCCGCGCTTGTCCGCCGGGCTGCCGGCCAGGCGCTGGCCCACCTCGGTGGTGAGCGACTCGGCGATGCGGTAACCGGTGTCATCATGCATCGCCCTGTCACGCAACTGTTCGGCCGTCTTCACGGCTGCGGCGGGGATCGTGGTGTTGGCGGCGAAGGCGGCGCCGCTGGCCAGCAGCAGGCTGGCAGCGAGCACGGTGAGGGAAGGACGGCGCATCGGGGGACTCCGCTTGGGATGAACACCCGATTATTGGGGCCGCGGCAGCCGGCGGCGTAGGCCAGAAGTCACGAGCCCGGGCACGGGGAACGGGGAACGGGCACGATGTCGCCTGCCTTGCGTTCCCCGTCCCCGGCGCCGCTACGGTTTCGCCCTCAAAAGGTCGCGGATCTCGGTCAGCAGCACGACGTCCGGCGGCGTGACGGCCGGTGCGGGCTCCGGCTTGCGGCTGAGCCGGTTGATCACCCTGACCATCATGAAGATCGCCAGCGCGATGATCAGGAAAGTGATCACCGTATTGATGAAGGCGCCGTACTGGATCGCCACTTCGGCAACCTTGTTGGCCGGATCGGCCGGCTTGAGCACCCACTTGAGGTTGCTGAAATCCACGCCACCCGTGGCAAGCCCGATCGGCGGCATGATGATCTGGTCGACCAGTGAGGTCACCACCTTGCCGAACGCGGCACCGATGACCACGCCCACGGCGAGGTCGATCACGTTGCCGCGCATGGCGAATTCCCTGAATTCCTTCAGCATGCCCATGCTAACTCTCCCATTGCCGGGAACTCCCCCGCGCAGACTCTAGCGCGCCCGCGCTGCGTGCAACAGCGGTTCAGGCGATGCGCCCGTCCAGCGTGGCGATGCCTTCGAGTTCGGCGTGGAAGCGGTCGCCCCGGTGCAGCGCCGCGACGCCGGCCGGCGTGCCGGTGAACAGCAGGTCGCCGGGCTTGAGCTCGAACAGCTTCGACAGCGCCGCGATGATGGCCGGCACGTCGTGCACCATGTCCCTCAGCGTGGCCTGCTGGCGCAGCACGTCGTTCACCTCCAGGCTGAGCCGCGTCTGCGGACCGGGCCGGCCCATCTCGACCGGACGCAGCGCGGACACGGGCGCGGAGTGGTCGAACGCCTTGGCCACGTCCCAGGGATGGCCCTTGGCCTTGGCCTGCGCCTGCAGGTCGCGGCGGGTCAGATCCAGCCCGACGCCGTAACCGAACACCAGCGAGTGGGCGAGGTCGGCGGGCAGATCGCGCCCGCCGCCGGCCAGTGCCACGACCATCTCCACCTCGTGGTGCAGCTCGGCGGTGGCGGTCGGGTAGGGCACGTCGGCGCCGTCGGTGACCACCGCGTCGGCCGGCTTGCAGAAGAACATGGGTTGTTCGCGGTCGACCGTCGC
Proteins encoded in this window:
- the mscL gene encoding large-conductance mechanosensitive channel protein MscL yields the protein MGMLKEFREFAMRGNVIDLAVGVVIGAAFGKVVTSLVDQIIMPPIGLATGGVDFSNLKWVLKPADPANKVAEVAIQYGAFINTVITFLIIALAIFMMVRVINRLSRKPEPAPAVTPPDVVLLTEIRDLLRAKP
- a CDS encoding fumarylacetoacetate hydrolase family protein, which produces MRYAIPLPAIPSLPVLGSDDRFPVRRIFCIGRNFADHAREMGATVDREQPMFFCKPADAVVTDGADVPYPTATAELHHEVEMVVALAGGGRDLPADLAHSLVFGYGVGLDLTRRDLQAQAKAKGHPWDVAKAFDHSAPVSALRPVEMGRPGPQTRLSLEVNDVLRQQATLRDMVHDVPAIIAALSKLFELKPGDLLFTGTPAGVAALHRGDRFHAELEGIATLDGRIA
- a CDS encoding O-acetyl-ADP-ribose deacetylase — protein: MSITLLTADLTRLAVDAIVNAANRPLLGGGGVDGAIHRAAGPRLLEACRALPEDSAEVRCPTGEARITPGFDLPATCVIHTVGPVWRGGDHGEPELLAACYRNALELAREHGLRSVAFPAISCGAYGYPPELAAEVACASLRRTLARLPAPAMDVRLCFLSEAMTQLWQRVFNAA
- a CDS encoding BatD family protein, with protein sequence MRRWIALLLLTLLPMLAQAAQVQASLDRNQVQLGETVTLNLRVEGGGLAQAPDLSALAPDFEVLGRSSNTSVSIVNGQRSARFTIGIALRPTRAGQLTIPSLDVAGGHTQPLTLTVTPPDPRAAASSGKAVFLEASAQPTTVRVGQQLLFTVRLYFAGSLSSGSLEDPRLPGVDARRLGDDLDYDVVRGGRAYHVIERRYALIPQHAGTIDIPPLQFQGELIDPADPDSFFAMGTPATAASPAVSIDVQPVPSSWGSSAWLPARALSLTLEGIPADGKARVGQPLDLVMTLQATGLPYEALPALSLPDLKGATIYPDKPVTGTRNDGQWLIGRRQQSFAVVPNQAGALTIPAITLKWWNVQSGRVEEARVAAHTLTVLPAVGGSSAPAADAPPPASSAPASATVPAPAKGGPGRTPAWRVLALIAVAVLLLAGALAAWWVWRRRTRPGAVAPAADAVRSNRALRLAFLAAARGNDVAAQSHALLAWARAERPGLAGLGALGEALASPTQREAIESLQRRRFAADASGPGPDLAGAFRQGFRWREPPSGEEPPLPPLYPFKLR
- a CDS encoding M20/M25/M40 family metallo-hydrolase, translating into MRRPSLTVLAASLLLASGAAFAANTTIPAAAVKTAEQLRDRAMHDDTGYRIAESLTTEVGQRLAGSPADKRGVDWAIAKFKELGFDKVYTEPVTYPKWVRRSESGAIVSPFPQSLVLAALGYSPGTPEGGLTAQVVRFASLDALKNADPASVKGKIVYIGFRMQRHKDGHDYGTGSAIRTQGPVIAQAKGAAGFLLRSAGTDPESRTPHAGVTGFRDPAKTIPAAALSNPDADQLERALAYGKPVTVKLDLDCGIEGEYTGANVIGEITGAKYPDQVVAIGGHLDSWDLGTGAIDDAAGVAIAMGAAKLIHDLPRRPDRTIRVIAFANEEMGLWGGRAYAEKHAGEVGKFQLGTESDFGSGRIWRMSASVKPQARGAIEQIARVLAPIGVAYDARRPGGGGSDLSQMHAKGMAALSLTQDGTHYFDWHHTANDTFDKIDPKDLAQNVAVYAAFSYMAAQAEGDFGSAPGAFADDGAGE
- a CDS encoding MarR family winged helix-turn-helix transcriptional regulator: MKPEDIPFGYLLSDVTLLFRKHFDRRAVRFGLTRAQWRAIKMLHHRGENLRQTELAELLEMEPIAVGRVIDRLQTAGFVERHPDPKDRRAWRLHLTARARAVIDDMQDIGRGLRKDATAGISVEELSQALAVIGRIKDNLQSLEQGETGSD